TACGCAGGAATTCCCCCAGATCGTTGCCGGGCTCGCGGCTGATAACGGTCAATGCCAGGTCGCGTCGCTGCATCAGCACCGATGACGACTCGCAGTGCAGCTCAATCTGGATCAGCGGGTAGGCCTTGGAAAACTGTTTGAGAATGCCCGGCAGGAAGCGCATCACGTAATCGTCCGGCGTACCGATGCGCACCAACCCCACCATATGCGGCTCGCGCAGGGTGTTGAATACCTCGCTGTGCAATTTCAGAATGCGCCGTGCGTAACCCAACAACACCTGGCCCTCTGGCGTGAGGCGCACCTGGCGACCGTCGCGTTCGAACAGCTTGCGCTGCAGCACATCCTCTTCCAGGCGTTTCATTTGCATGCTCACCGCCGATTGAGTGCGGTTGACCAGTTCCCCGGCCCGAGTAAAACCGCCTTGGTCAGCGATGGCGACGAAGGTGCGCAGCACTTCTGTGTCGATGCTCGGGTAAGTCGACAATTGATCAATCTCCGAGATGTATTACATAAGAAACATTCGTTGGATTGATCATAGGCCCAGGCTCACACTCGCGTCATCCCCATTGGAGGGCGAGAAGATGAAAGGTCAAAAAAATCATGGGATGAGGGCAAGGTCGCCGTTGTCGGGGCTGCTTCACAGCATTTCGCGTTGGCCGGCTTTGCATCGCGAACGCCGGATGCTGGCGGGCATGAGTGATGATGCGCTCAAGGATATCGGGCTCAACCGTGTCGACGTGGAGCAGGAGATCCATCGGCATTTCTGGGACGACCCGCTGCGCAAGTGACCCGGGATGCAGTAGGGTAGGCGCGAGCATTCAAGGAGCCATCCATGCCCGCCGTCCTCTCCTTTTCCCTCAAGCAGGCACGCCGCATGGCGCTGGCGGCCCAGGGCTTTTCCGGGCGCCAGCCGCCGGCGCAGAAAAAAGCCGCACACCTTAACCGCCTGATCGAACGCCTTGGCGTGCTGCAGATCGACTCG
This genomic stretch from Pseudomonas orientalis harbors:
- a CDS encoding LysR family transcriptional regulator, with protein sequence MSTYPSIDTEVLRTFVAIADQGGFTRAGELVNRTQSAVSMQMKRLEEDVLQRKLFERDGRQVRLTPEGQVLLGYARRILKLHSEVFNTLREPHMVGLVRIGTPDDYVMRFLPGILKQFSKAYPLIQIELHCESSSVLMQRRDLALTVISREPGNDLGEFLRTERMVWAAAPCFCVDDHEALPLAVSGGDCLYTQWAQTALDMAGRGYRLAYHSSNGAAILAVVSAGLAAMVSMESLVSQDLRVLGSDEGFPPLPAMNLRLLRNPQMTSPITECLAEYIVEGFRL
- a CDS encoding DUF1127 domain-containing protein; this encodes MKGQKNHGMRARSPLSGLLHSISRWPALHRERRMLAGMSDDALKDIGLNRVDVEQEIHRHFWDDPLRK